AAGGAGCGCACCGGCtcccttgtgggctggtctgtcccgccctttggcccataaggcccatacacttgtcgggggtgcccggaaccccttccggtgacccgatgagTACCCGGCGCACTCCTAAACTATCTCGGTGtctgaataccatcgtcctatatatcaatttttacctctcgaccatttcgagaatcttcgtcatgtccgtgatctcatccgggactccaaacaacattcggtcaccaaatcatataacactatatcgttaacgaacgttaagcgtgcggaccctacgggttcgagaactgtgtagacatgaccgagacacctctccggtcaataactaatagcagAACCTGCATGCCCATATTGACTCctgcatattctacgaagatctttatcggtcgaactgttatgacaacatacgtaattccctttgtccatcgatatgttacttgcccgagattcgatcatcggtatcttcatacctagttcaatctcattaccggcaagtctctttactcattccgtaatacatcatcctgcaaccaactcattagtcactttgcttgcaaggcttcttatgatgcgtattaccgagagggcctagagatacctctccggtactcgaagtgacaaatcctaatctcgatctatgccaactcaacaaacacctttggagatacctgtagagcatctttatgatcacccagttatgttgtgacgtttgatagcacacaaggtattcctccggtatccgggggttgcataatctcatagtcggaggAATATGTATTTTACATtaaaaaagcaatagcaataaactgaacgatcaatatgctaagctaacggatgggtcttgtccatcacatgtgatcccgttatcaaatgacaacacatgtctatggttaggaaaccttaaccatctttgatcaacaagctagtctagtagaggcttactagggacacggtatttgtttatgtatccacacatgtctagaagaattatgtccttgatgcaccgctaggtgacagacctattgcaggagcagatgcaaacattatgaacatttggcaagctcgatatgatgactacttaatagtttagtgcgccatgctttatggcttagaaccgggacttcaaagacgttttgaacatcatggagcatatgagatgttccaagagttgaagttaatatttcaagcaaatgcccaggttgagagatatgaagtctccaacaagttctatagctgcaagatggatgagaacagttctgtcagtgaacacatactcaaaatgtgtggtattataatcacttgactcagctgggagttgatcttccagttgattgtgtcattgacagagttcttcaatcactgccaccaacctacaaaggcttcgtgatgaactataatatgcaagggatgaacaaaacaattctcgagctcttcgcaatgcttaaggccgcggaggtagaaatcaagaaggagcatcaagtgttgatggttaacaagaccactagtttcaagaaaaagggcaagggaaagaaagggaacttcaagaagaatggcaagcaagttgccactcccgggaagaagcccaaagctggacccaagcctgaaacttagtgcttctactgcaaagggactggtcactggaaagaaggatgacaaagtgaacaaaggtatatttgatatacatgttattgatgtgtaccttactaatgctcgtagtagcgtctgggtatttgatactggttcggttgctcatatttgtaactcgaaacaggagctacgaattaaatgaagattggctaaggacgaggtgacaatgcacgtcgggaatggttccaaggtcgatgtgattgccgtcggcacgctacctctacatctaccttcggtaTTAGTTTTcgacctgaataattattatttggtgccagcgctgagcatgaacattatatctggatcttgtttcatgcgagacggttatacatttaaatcagagaataatggttgttctatttatatgagtaatatgttttatggtcatgcacccttgaagagtggtctatttgttgaatctcgattgtagtgatacacatattcataatattgatgccaaaagatgcaatattgataatgatagtgcaatatatttgtggcactgccgtttaggtcatattggtgtaaagcgcatgaagaaactccatgcagatgggctatttgaatcacttgattatgaatcatttgatacttgcaaaccatgcctcatgggcaagatgactaaaactctgttctccgcaacaatggagtgagccaatgacttattggaaataatacataccgatgtatgcggtccgatgagtgttgaggcatggggcgggtatcgttattttctgaccttcgcggatgatttgagtagatatgggtatatccacttaatgaaacacaagtctgaaacatttgaaaagttcaaataatttcagagtaaagtggagaatcatcgtaacaagaaaataaagtttctacgatctgatcgcggaggcgaatatttcagttacgagtttggccttcatttaaaaccatgtggaatagtttcacaactcacgccagctggaacaccacagcgtaatggtgtgtctgaacgtcgtaaccgtactttattagatatggtgtgatctatgatgtctcttaccgatttaccactatcgttttggggttatgcattagagacaactgcattcatattaaatagggcactgtcaaaatccgttgagacgacaccatatgaactgtggtttggcaagaaacctaagttgtcgtttcttcaagtttggggttgcgacacatatgtcaaaaggcttcagcctgataagctcgaacccaaatctgagatgtgcgtcttcataggataccgtAAGGAatcaattgggtacaccttctaccatagatccgaaggcaagatctttgttgccaaggatggaacatttctagagaaggagtttctctcgaaagaagtgagtgggagagaagtagaacttgatgagataattgtaccttatctcaatttggaaagtagcacatcagagaaatccgtttccgtgatgcctacaccaactagagaggaagctaatgatgatgattatgaaacttcagatcaagttactactagacctcgtaggtcgaacagagcacgttctgcaccagagtagtacggtaatcctgtcctgaaagtcatgttactagaccatggcaaacctacgaactatgaagaagctgtgatgggcccagattccgataaatggctcgaggccatgaaatctgagatatgatccatgtacgagaacaaagtgtgaactttggtggacttgcccgatgatcggcaagccattcagaatatatggatcttcaagaagaagactgacgctgatggtaatgtcaccgtctacaaagctcgactggtcgcgaaaggtttttgacaagtttaaggggttgactacgatgagaccttctcacccgtagcgttGCTTAAGTCactccgaatcatgttagcaattgtcgtattttatgattgtgaaatttggcaaatggatgtcaaaactgcattccttaatgaatttcttaaagaagagttataTGATGCAagcagaaggttttgtcgatctaAAGGAGCTAACAAACTGTGCAAGCTCCAGCTATCCATCTATGGACTgatgcaagcatctcagagttctTCAATCTTTTGGATTCCATAAATTGATAAAGCTTGGAAGATGTTATTGTGCCTCTCTTCCTTTTTGTCATGCCTACTAAAGACCTCCAAAAGGGAAGATCTATATATGACAACCATTGTATAATAGTATGTCGTGTAAGAGGGTGTATTATTAGTATTGTAAGTCTTAATCTTCCATTTGAAGTACAATCTTTACTTGTGAGGTTCGTATACATGAACCATGCAACAAAAAAAGGTTCGTATACATGATATTGGTGTTTCAAGTTTTAAATATTTATGTCAATTGGATTTGTGTTTCTATATGAATAAGAGTAACTACAACCATGTGATCAAAATGTTTTTTATATAAGATGGCGCAGCAAAGCGCGCGTACGCTTCTAGTTCATCTTATTCCTGAACGATGTAGATTGTCAGTTAATTTGATTCATGATGCAGCGCGTGCAGTGACAAAAGTACCGTTACCGAACGATTCAGCACAGGCTTGGATCTCATGTCCAGGATTCCGAGGTTGATCCCGCCAGacatgaaaaataataaactacCGCTCTCTCCGTTTAGAATTACTTGTCATAGAAAGAATGCATTTAAATGTATTTTAAttttagatacatccatttttcgACAATTTGTTCCACACGGAGGAAGCACTTCCTCTGTTCTAAAATAAATGCCAATAAACTAAACCACGACACTTATTTTATACATGGAGAGAGTGTAGTATATAAGAGCATCTATAGCCGCGCACCCCCAATTCTCTCTCAAACGTCTCGGCGGGTTGACCGGTCACAAAAAAATGATCTAGCCAAGTGGCTCAAATGTCTGGGCTGACCCGCACCCCGCATACAACCCAAATATAGGGCGGATATGAGGCGGCTGACGAGCCAGGCCCACCATCGACCCCACAGTTGTCCCACAAAAATTTCCAAACGGCTCATCGCTCCCAACCCTAGCTCACTCACACTATCCTCTCTCGCTCCATCTTCTCCTCTCCGCGCACTGATTCTGATCGAATCCGGCGCAATGTCGAGCTCTGGCAGCCGCTCCGACTCTGAGCTGGATCCCAACTTTGAGCTGACCCTCCGCATTGTCGTGGAGCGGCCTAAGGTGGAGACTGGGGGCAGCTCCGGATCTGCAGTGTCGTCACAGACGCAGCTCCCCCGCCGGCGTAGGCCCCTCCAGGCCCGTGTAATCCGAGCCTCCACTACACCGTCCCCTGCCGCGCCGGCTGCTGGTCCTCCCCCACGTGGGCAGCGGGGGATGCTTGTGCTTGCCCCGCCGGCCCGGACGCGCACAACGGAATTAGAGGCGCGCGCCGGCCGCCATGAGAGGCGGCGGGAAGGACGAGGACGCGCGGCGCCTCGATTGGGTCTACCGCTGGTCGCTTACGACCGCGGAGACGGACGCGCGGCGACTCCGCCGGAAGAACGCCAAGGCGCTCCAGATTGCCATTGAGCAGTCCGAGTGCGAGGCGGCGAAGGCGGCTCGGCTTGCGAAGCTCAAGAGGCAGCATGACAGGGCCGTCCGGTGGTTGACAGGGCTCATCATCCTCTCCGGCACCTCCGACGACGACCACGGCTCCTCGTCTGTCGACTCGGACGATCCTCCACCAGCCGCCAACGCCTACAGCTACACCGATGACCGAAAGGGCAAAGGGCCAGCAAGGAAGTGGTAAAGCTCCGCCGTCTCCGTCTTTAATTCCAAGTTTTTAGTAATCTAGTTTAAACTTGTAcgtcgtttatgtgaattatgtgAACTTTGCCGATCTTTTGTAGATCTGTTGGTGATCTTTTGATGATCCGAATGTGTATTTCTATATTCGATTTTTATGTATGTTTGATAATCTATGTTGTTTACTTGTATGTTGCATGATTAATATGGATATAGGGTACCGGATATGAGATACACGGACAGGATTTGCAAAATGCCCGGTTAGTGTTCGGAAGCCGGACGCGTCCGTGTGCGTTTGAGGGCTCGGATTGGATTTGCAGCGGCTGTAGATGCTGTAAGAATCAGATCATTCGAAAGACTCGATGGACCGATCCATGGATCCCCAGTGGAGTTAGACAAATCGAACGCATTGCACATGGTACCACTGTGAATTCGGCGTTGCACGCTTCACTGCACGTGGGACCGTAGCGCCCCATGCACCCACATCTCGGTGAGTCACCTCGCCCGGCGCGGACGCCACCCGCGTTCTCGGCATCGCATGACAAAGCGCAGGCGCAAACGCGCGCGGCTTCCTCTCCTCGGTTCCTCTCCGCGCCGCTCATTCCCCTCTCCGTCCGTCCACCTGCAAGCCTCCGGGACGCGCGTGCGACGTAAGAACCGGCCGTTGATTCCATCCAGCCACCAAGAATGGGCACGGGAGAGGACGACGACGCGACGACGGCAGAACAAGACGGAGAGGATGATGAGCAGACGCGGGACGTAGGAGGAGGAGGGGTGATGGCGAGCCTGGTGGGCAAGGCCAAGGGGTTCGTGACGGAGAAGATCGCGCAGATGCCCAAACCCGAGGCTTCGCTAGAGCGGGTCTCGTTCAAGAGCATCAGCCGCGAGGGCGTGGCGCTCCACAGCCACGTCGACGTCAGCAACCCCTACTCGTACCGCATCCCCATCTGCGAGCTCACCTACACGTTCAAGAGCGACGGAAAGTTCGTACGCTCGATCATCTTGCATGGTCATCGATCAATCATCTTTGGGCACAGCCTTATATGTCATGGTTTCTCGCGTGATTCTAGCGTCATAGCATCAGGCACGATGCCTGACCCCGGGTGGATCGGCGCGAGCGGCACCACCAAGCTGGAGCTGCCGGTGAATGTGCCCTACGACTTCGTCATGTCACTGATGAAGGATCTGAGCGGGGACTGGGACCTCGACTACGTGTTGGAGGTCGGGATCACCATCGACCTCCCCGTCATCGGCACCTTCACCATCCCGGTCAGCACCGAGGGGGAGATGAAGCTCCCCACGTTTCGGGATTTGTTCTGAACAATTTAGCTGCACGCTTTTTTGCCCGACCTTACCTTCTGGCCTCTGAGTGAAAAAGGGTATTATTTCTTGTTTGATCCGTGGATGCCTGTTGAAATTAGATTTCTGCTGCAACTGCAAGTCTTGCATTCTTTTCTGCATTTTCTGAACATATGCATACGAAAATCCATCTCTGCACACAAGCTCATCTGCATCGCTgacgaaaaaaatcaaaacaaatactagaaaattcaaaaaaaatcatttttttatGATAGACAATTTGTTGCGTGAGACCTGAAGTAGTAGCCCTGAAGTAGTGTTGGCCGGGTTGTTGACCAGTCTAAGGCCCAGCCATCTAGTAAATTTTATTTAGGAGTCAGCCCAGCCATCTAGTTGCAAAATCTTCCCTACAAACAAAAATTAGTTGCAAAATCTCCGACGCACAAGCATAAATGGCCAGCCCACTCAAGCGTGCGCTCGTTCCTAGCCTTTCACTTGGGATGGGCTGAGAGCGTGCCATTTGGCGCTCAGTCACCGTCACGTGTCGCATTATGGGCGCTTCCtttaaattttttatttttttacaagtttttggctttttaaatggttttttttttatttttccggcTTTTCGGTTTTCACCGGTCTTTCTTAGCTTTTGGACCAATTTAAAAAAAACATTTTTACGCGAAAAAACACGTTTTTCCGCGAGAGGGGTGGTTTTGCTTCCGCGGGAAGCACGGCCATGCCTCTCGGAAACaaaaaaaatgcattttttttattccgcgagaggcatagttttgcttccgcgagagagcctctcggaaaggaaaaaaacacgttctccctttttattttctttcgtgagaggcatggttttgcttccgcgagaggcacggtcgtgcctttcggaaacgggaaaaaacatgtttttttttcgtgaaaagcacggttttgcttccgcgagaggcatgatTTTGCTTCCACAAGAGGCACGGCCATGCCTCTTGGAAACGGCTTCCGGAAAGGGAAAAAACTGCTCCCGGTCTGGTCTTTTCGTCTGGTTTTCTTTGAAacaaaaagttcgtcaaaacctatcaacatagGATCTAGATTTGAAGATCTCGGCGCGATAAATCCAACattgaaaacggttcgagatttggacacACTTTTTAAGAGATAAATCGTTTTGAATAAACGAGTGTATGAGAAAAGAGAAAACTCCAAGGTTGCAAAAGTGGCGCatatgcagcgcgccacttgtcgcaacttGGGGAGGTAGAAGTGATCTTTGGAAGAAGTATTTCTCAATTAGTGATTTCCACCAATGGCTCGCCCAGGCGCACCAGTTCGTCTGGTTCAACGGTCCATGATTGACCAATTGGCCTGTCAATGGTTGAATTAAAAAGAAAACTTTCGCAAATTCaacaaaagtaaaaaaaatcCTGTTTTTGAACATATGGATGACATATGCAGGCGCAAAGTCTTTGTATTTTTTCTGCATTTTATAAACATATGTTTTTTGAGAAACATGTTTAATTTTATTCATACTCATAACAGGCACGCTAATTTAGATCTAAAATCCAAGAAAATATAAAGTAACTTCTATGACTAAGAATTGCAATTAAATCTCTGGATAACACCTTTTCGCGGTATTAATCTTTGCTAGAGAAAATACTCCAAAGACTTCAGTAAAGCGACTACAATTCAATTGGAGCAACGATGTTGTCACTCTTTCACCCACACGAACATTATCAATAATGATTTTTAAAACCGACTTGAGTTGCCCAACTAAAAAGATGGGAAGCCTTGATCGATGAACGTACTTAGCCCGGGATGATCCGCTAGAAGTGCAGGCCTTCTGATCACAATATTTTTATCATGATGTCGATGAAAGATTTCAGTTTCACAAAAAATCAAACCATCAAAAATACTTTGACACACCAACATAAACTCATTAGACCCGAATAGTCGGATCTCCGATGACAGGAAACTTTCTAATCTTATGGCACCGCCAAAAGAGCGAGAATAAATTTATTCTCATAAAAAACGATCACTAGATGATGACGAAAAACATAAAACTCTTGAAGGTGCGAGGATCCCCACCTCTCAGCGCCAAGATAGTAGCCAGAGACAAGGGGACAAAATATTccctggcggcggcggctaccctAGTTCTGAACATATGTAGGATCTCCTATTCCGTGAAAGCGCCAAACGTGTAGCCCACACACCATTTTGGGTCGACCCGTGTGCATGGTGGAATGCCCGTGATTCTATTTCGATGTTTCTTTTCTGTTTCCATCCTTTTCTTCTTTAAAATAATTCATGATTTCAAAACAGTTCTAGATTTTCAAAAAATGTGAGTCTTGAAAAACAAATGTTCAATAAATcgtaaaatgttcatgaattcgaAAATAGTTTGGGAAatcataaaatgttcatgaatacagaAAATGTACATGGTTTGAAAATATATTCAAATATTCAAAACATGTTAAAAATATTTAAAAGAAAGTGTAGGAAATCAAAAAATGTTCAGCATTTTAAAAAAGGTTGCATATTTAAATATTCTTCATTAATTTTAACAAATATTCGAAACTTCAGAAAATGTTCaagaaattcaaaaaatgtttgtaaaTTTCAAAAATTGACACCAAATTTCAAACAAAATCATCTATAAGAAATGTTCGTTGagtaaaaaaatgttcatgaactCCAAAAATGCTCGTAAAAAACTGAATTTCAAACATTGTTCCAAAATTTCAAAAAACTAATCTTCCATACAAAAAGTGTGCATTGATTCAAAAAAAAATTCGTGAGTTTGAGTTTTTTTTCacaatttcagaaaatgttctcGAATTCAGAAAATTGTTCATAGTTTGATATTTTTTCACAATTTTTACAAAATGTTCCTGAATTTAAAaactgttgacgaatttgaaaaTATTCACGATTTTAAAAAAAATGGTCGTGatataaaaaatgttcataatttttataagttgacaattttgaaaaatgtttatGAATTAAAATTTAGAGGGACgttttcaaaataaataaaataaaaaagaacataaaaataaaatcaagaaagaaaggaaaaaatGAAAATAGAAAAAAGGAAAGAATGTAAATGGaaaaacacaagaaaaaaatagtttgggaaggttctagaacctttcgaaaacTTGAAATGAACTAGTTAAGCCGGCTTACGTGCAAGTAGCGGGGAGTGGGGGTGCGCGTTTGGTCGCTATTTGGCGACCTACGCGCCAAATAGGATCTGCCATGCGTCGCCAAATAAGATCCTCGGAGGTTTACGATCATTGTGGGTTCTACTTCAAGGATTACCACCAAATAGGTTCCGCCATGCGTCACCAAATAGGATCGGCCATGCGTCACCAAATAGGATCGTTGAAGTGGTTATGCATAAGTTTACGAGGACCCCGGCGCTAAGATGGAAGACATTGAACGTGGCAGAAAACACAACTAGGTAGAGAACGGTCTTACATTTGCAGTTGGAGATCTTTCAGTAGCTCTTGTACTAGCGGTTGCTGCGAGTTCTATTGGAGGGAATAAGATGCTGTTGCTACCC
The Aegilops tauschii subsp. strangulata cultivar AL8/78 chromosome 3, Aet v6.0, whole genome shotgun sequence genome window above contains:
- the LOC109762693 gene encoding late embryogenesis abundant protein Lea14-A-like; this translates as MGTGEDDDATTAEQDGEDDEQTRDVGGGGVMASLVGKAKGFVTEKIAQMPKPEASLERVSFKSISREGVALHSHVDVSNPYSYRIPICELTYTFKSDGKFVRSIILHGHRSIIFGHSLICHGFSRDSSVIASGTMPDPGWIGASGTTKLELPVNVPYDFVMSLMKDLSGDWDLDYVLEVGITIDLPVIGTFTIPVSTEGEMKLPTFRDLF